TATTAAATATTTTGAGCGATCACATAACCATTCGCCCATGCCCATTGAAAATTATATCCACCCAGCCATCCTGTTACATCTATACATTCCCCGCCAAAAAACAACCCCGGAACACGTTTACATTCCAGCGTTTTTGAAGACAGTTCATTCGTATCAATGCCCCCACGCATTACTTCCGCTTTATCATACCCCTTATCACCTGCAGGTTTTACCTTAAACAGGTGAATCGTTTTTTGAATTGCCTCCAGCTCTGTTTTAGTCAGTGCAGCTACCGGCTTCTCTATTGGCAGGAATTTCCCCATCGCATCGGTAAACTTCTTAGGATAAATCCGGTTCAGTAAGGTCGATAACAATAGCTTCCCATTCGACTTCCGTTCAGCTTCTATCAGTTCCAGAATATCCTGTTTTGGCAATAAATCTATATTGATAGACTCTCCCCTTCTCCAATACGAGGAAATCTGCAGGATTGCAGGCCCACTCAATCCCCAATGGGTAAACAGGATGTTCTCTTCAAAAGAGATCTTCTCGTTACTCACTTCACAGAAGACTGAGTTTCCTGATAATTTTGCATACCATTCTTCATCTTTTCCGGTGATGGTTAACGGAACAAGTGCTGGCGCCGTTTCAATGATTTTCAGATCATGTTTTCTGGCAAAACGCAGCGCGAAATCTGTAGCACCCATTTTGGGAATTGGTAAGCCGCCTGTAGCAACCACCAGCTTTGGCGCTTTTAACGTGCGCGACTTGTTTCCTTTATCAAAATGAACCTCAAATCCTGCTGTCGTTTGTTCAATTTCGTTCACCTGTGCATCGCAAATAATCTGTTGTCCAAAGTCCTCACAAATACTCGTAAATGCCGCCACAATATCTTTTGCATTCTTTCCGTCAGGAAAAAGTTGCCCTAATGTTTTCTCTTTTCCGGTGATTCCATAAGTCTCAAAAAAACTGATCGTATCTTCTACCGTCCACTGCGTAAATGCGGATTTGGAAAAGTGTTTGTTATTGGAAATGAACTGTTCATCAGTGGCAAACAGATTGGTATAGTTACACCTTCCTCCACCGGAAATCAGGATTTTCGCTCCCGGCTTATCACTTTTTTCCAACAATATTACCCTTTTCCCCAAATAGCCCGCCTGAACCGCACACATCAAACCGCAGGCCCCGGCGCCAATAATTATAGCATCTACATCCATCAATCCGTTTATATTGTTATTTTTGTGCAAAATAAGCATAACTTTTTCATATCGATATGGCAAAACAAATAAGTGATTTAAAATTAGGCATATTAGGTGGCGGTCAATTGGGCAGGATGTTGATACAGGAAGCCATCAATTATAATTTAACCACTTTAATTTTAGATCCGGATACAGACGCTCCATGTAAACACCTCGCAAACTACTTTGAATGTGGTTCTATCACTGATTTCGACACCGTATATAATTTCGGAAAAAAAGCAGACATCATTACTATTGAAATAGAGAAAGTAAATATTGAAGCACTGGAACAACTGGAGAAAGAAGGCAAACACGTTTATCCTCAATCCAGGGTAATCCGTTTGATTCAGGATAAAGGTGTTCAAAAACAATTTTTCAAAGAAAACAACATCCCTACTGCACCGTTTCAACTGGTTAACACCAAAGAAGACATGCGCAATAGTCATTTTCCATTCCCTT
This region of Pedobacter steynii genomic DNA includes:
- a CDS encoding NAD(P)/FAD-dependent oxidoreductase, whose protein sequence is MLILHKNNNINGLMDVDAIIIGAGACGLMCAVQAGYLGKRVILLEKSDKPGAKILISGGGRCNYTNLFATDEQFISNNKHFSKSAFTQWTVEDTISFFETYGITGKEKTLGQLFPDGKNAKDIVAAFTSICEDFGQQIICDAQVNEIEQTTAGFEVHFDKGNKSRTLKAPKLVVATGGLPIPKMGATDFALRFARKHDLKIIETAPALVPLTITGKDEEWYAKLSGNSVFCEVSNEKISFEENILFTHWGLSGPAILQISSYWRRGESINIDLLPKQDILELIEAERKSNGKLLLSTLLNRIYPKKFTDAMGKFLPIEKPVAALTKTELEAIQKTIHLFKVKPAGDKGYDKAEVMRGGIDTNELSSKTLECKRVPGLFFGGECIDVTGWLGGYNFQWAWANGYVIAQNI